Proteins from one Chitinophaga oryzae genomic window:
- a CDS encoding glycosyl hydrolase family 18 protein has translation MTPKSTNGGAALRCIAFVCWLLLSLSPGTLAQVSPTVPATTQQHNKQVIGYITQWDAWKNVAGTVPLGGYNHLNVDYSQYTILNFSFFGVANDGSLHSGDYRNKNIYQAGAVQAPAPMVNEDIYSSWDMYLLYGELEVLYYIPDNSYAYSLGYRNGGSGWTNVNTGKTGSFPLSVPKQGGAPGVIDLAHQKGVKVLASIGGWSMCKHYPEVAADATKRAKFVAGCQQLIAMGFDGIDFDWEYPNDAGMNIEHYSAADYTNFAILLEAVRAAIGPNKLMTSCFSPALNKLQGFDWPRLNNVLNYFNMMTYDYNGGWSNKAGHNSPLYEYPGQEYAGFSLDATTKGLRALGVNMSKVNLGAPFYGRGVITNGTADLHTPTVKRAETVQPDGPIQTCADYTNWTKDVWDGTPNYSYILNTTGSGSGWTDHWDDVAKVPYKTKGNFFLSYDNERSVAAKAQYIKDNSLAGVIIWQVYADMVNMTSSTVPKGKLIYCPNTRSPLVNKINEVFASGGSGTNVPPVVRITAPANNATFTAPANITLQAAASDTDGTVIRVDFYNGATLLGSDSTAPYSYAWNGTPAGNYAVKAIATDNKGASTTSSVVNLVVNTSGTGQPDSGKVIVGYWQNWGSPSDASPYIPLRNVNPKYNVIEVAFAVSGSDLATISFVPENVTPAEFLADVQYLQSQGKKVLLSLGGETGSLNLSTTAKKQAFVTSMKALMDQYNFDGFDLDIEGGNNLQLDNGDKDFTNPTTPKVQNLIAGVKEIIAYRKGQGKNCWLTMAPETYYVQTAYGSTYSPLVGAYLPVIYGLRNELTFIQTQYYNTGSVMGLDNGVYNQGTPDFIVALTEMLLRGFPVAGTTQTFPALRQDQVAFGIPASARAAGGGYIAPANVKKALDYVMKGQSFGGTYQLRNAAGYPGLRGIMTWSVNWDKANGDEFANNYYEYFFGSSPVNKPPVVNITSPANNANFTAPASVNIQAAASDSDGVVTRVAFYQGSTLLGVDSVAPYTWAWSNVAAGNYSLTARATDNKGATTTSAVVNISVTTGGNKPPVVNITSPANNATFTAPATVNIQAAASDSDGVIKRVVFYQGSTQLGVDSVAPYTWTWSNVAAGTYSLTARATDNGGATTTSAAVSITVSGGDNCNGIPAWSPTTAYNGGAQVSYNGKVYSAKWWTQGEQPDISMGDGKPWKYVRDCTGAAMAASQPQQLIAYPNPVVGPDLQIQVDAPAGDKLLVEVLDLKGSAPVLQQIHTANAKGTLPLRVDMSKVPNGTWIIRVTSQQSRKIWRSKVVKL, from the coding sequence ATGACACCAAAATCTACCAATGGAGGCGCAGCGCTTCGCTGTATCGCATTCGTCTGTTGGCTGTTACTGTCGCTGTCGCCCGGGACCCTTGCCCAGGTGAGCCCTACTGTTCCGGCCACCACGCAGCAACACAACAAGCAGGTGATCGGTTACATCACCCAATGGGACGCCTGGAAAAATGTGGCAGGCACCGTTCCGTTAGGCGGCTACAATCACCTGAACGTGGACTATTCACAGTACACCATTCTGAACTTTTCGTTCTTTGGCGTAGCCAATGACGGATCGCTGCACAGCGGCGACTACCGCAACAAGAACATTTACCAGGCAGGCGCCGTACAGGCCCCCGCTCCCATGGTCAATGAAGACATCTACAGCAGCTGGGACATGTATCTCCTGTACGGAGAACTGGAAGTGCTGTATTACATCCCTGACAACAGTTATGCCTATTCCCTCGGATACCGTAACGGCGGCAGCGGATGGACCAACGTGAACACCGGTAAAACAGGCAGCTTCCCGCTCTCTGTGCCCAAACAGGGCGGCGCTCCCGGCGTGATCGATCTGGCCCACCAGAAAGGTGTAAAAGTCCTGGCTTCCATCGGCGGCTGGAGCATGTGTAAACACTATCCCGAAGTAGCGGCAGACGCTACCAAAAGAGCCAAATTCGTGGCCGGCTGCCAGCAGCTGATCGCCATGGGCTTCGATGGGATCGACTTCGACTGGGAATACCCCAATGATGCGGGTATGAACATTGAACACTACAGTGCCGCGGACTATACCAACTTCGCGATACTGCTGGAAGCCGTGAGAGCTGCCATCGGTCCCAATAAACTGATGACCAGCTGTTTCTCCCCTGCCCTCAACAAACTGCAGGGCTTTGACTGGCCACGCCTGAACAATGTCCTGAACTACTTCAACATGATGACGTATGACTACAACGGCGGCTGGTCCAACAAAGCCGGCCACAACTCCCCGCTGTACGAATACCCCGGCCAGGAATATGCCGGCTTCTCGCTCGACGCCACCACCAAAGGGCTGCGCGCACTGGGAGTCAACATGAGCAAAGTCAATCTCGGCGCACCTTTCTACGGCCGTGGCGTTATTACCAACGGCACCGCTGATCTGCATACGCCTACCGTGAAACGCGCCGAAACCGTGCAGCCTGACGGCCCTATTCAGACCTGCGCAGACTATACCAACTGGACAAAGGACGTATGGGACGGCACGCCCAACTACAGCTATATACTTAATACCACGGGCTCCGGGTCCGGCTGGACCGACCACTGGGACGACGTTGCCAAAGTGCCTTATAAAACAAAAGGTAATTTCTTCCTGAGCTATGACAACGAACGTTCCGTTGCCGCCAAAGCCCAGTACATCAAAGATAACAGCCTGGCAGGCGTGATCATCTGGCAGGTATACGCTGACATGGTGAACATGACCAGCAGCACCGTGCCCAAAGGTAAACTCATCTATTGCCCCAATACCCGGTCGCCACTGGTGAATAAAATCAATGAAGTATTCGCATCCGGCGGCAGCGGCACCAATGTGCCCCCTGTGGTCCGCATCACCGCCCCCGCCAACAATGCTACCTTCACCGCCCCCGCCAATATCACTTTGCAGGCTGCCGCCAGCGATACCGACGGCACCGTGATCAGGGTGGACTTCTACAATGGCGCCACCCTGCTGGGCTCAGACAGCACTGCTCCTTACAGCTATGCATGGAACGGCACACCGGCAGGCAACTACGCCGTAAAAGCCATCGCAACGGACAATAAGGGCGCTTCCACCACATCCTCTGTGGTGAACCTGGTGGTAAACACTTCCGGGACCGGTCAGCCCGATTCCGGTAAAGTAATTGTCGGCTACTGGCAGAACTGGGGATCGCCTTCGGATGCATCTCCGTATATCCCTCTCCGTAATGTCAACCCAAAATACAACGTCATTGAAGTAGCTTTCGCGGTCAGCGGATCCGACCTGGCCACTATTTCCTTTGTGCCCGAAAACGTAACGCCGGCGGAGTTCCTGGCAGACGTACAATACCTGCAGTCACAGGGTAAAAAAGTACTCCTGTCGCTCGGTGGTGAAACCGGTTCCCTGAACCTTTCCACCACGGCGAAAAAACAAGCTTTCGTTACGTCCATGAAAGCACTGATGGACCAATACAATTTTGACGGCTTTGACCTGGACATAGAAGGTGGTAACAACCTGCAGCTGGACAACGGCGATAAGGATTTCACTAACCCCACCACGCCCAAAGTACAAAACCTGATAGCCGGCGTGAAAGAGATCATAGCCTACCGCAAAGGCCAGGGCAAAAACTGCTGGCTCACCATGGCGCCGGAAACGTACTATGTACAAACGGCCTATGGCTCTACTTACTCTCCGCTGGTAGGCGCTTACCTGCCTGTTATCTACGGCTTGCGTAACGAGCTGACTTTCATCCAGACCCAATATTATAATACCGGTTCTGTCATGGGCCTCGATAACGGCGTGTACAACCAGGGGACGCCTGACTTTATCGTAGCGTTGACCGAAATGCTGCTGAGAGGATTCCCGGTAGCCGGCACCACGCAGACTTTCCCGGCACTGCGCCAGGACCAGGTTGCCTTTGGTATTCCGGCTTCTGCCCGCGCTGCCGGCGGTGGTTATATCGCACCTGCCAACGTGAAAAAAGCACTGGACTATGTGATGAAAGGACAGTCCTTCGGCGGTACCTACCAGCTGCGCAACGCTGCAGGATACCCCGGCCTGCGTGGTATCATGACATGGTCTGTGAACTGGGATAAAGCCAATGGCGACGAATTTGCCAACAACTATTACGAATATTTCTTCGGTTCTTCGCCGGTCAACAAACCACCGGTGGTGAACATCACTTCTCCTGCCAACAATGCGAACTTCACCGCTCCGGCTTCCGTGAATATTCAGGCGGCGGCTTCCGACAGCGACGGCGTGGTGACCCGCGTAGCGTTCTACCAGGGCAGCACCCTGCTGGGGGTAGACAGCGTGGCGCCATATACCTGGGCCTGGAGCAATGTGGCAGCGGGAAACTACAGCCTTACCGCCAGAGCTACCGACAACAAAGGCGCTACCACCACTTCTGCTGTGGTGAACATCAGCGTAACAACAGGAGGCAACAAACCTCCGGTAGTGAATATCACTTCTCCGGCCAACAACGCCACCTTCACTGCTCCGGCTACCGTGAACATACAGGCGGCAGCTTCCGATAGTGACGGTGTCATTAAACGCGTGGTTTTCTACCAGGGCAGTACCCAACTGGGCGTAGACAGTGTAGCGCCATACACCTGGACCTGGAGCAACGTGGCAGCAGGCACTTACAGCCTCACCGCGAGAGCTACCGACAACGGCGGCGCCACTACCACATCTGCAGCTGTGAGCATTACCGTGAGCGGCGGCGACAACTGTAACGGTATCCCGGCGTGGTCGCCCACTACTGCTTACAACGGCGGAGCACAGGTATCATATAACGGTAAGGTATATTCTGCAAAATGGTGGACACAGGGCGAACAGCCTGATATCAGCATGGGCGACGGTAAACCGTGGAAGTATGTCCGCGATTGTACAGGAGCCGCTATGGCTGCTTCCCAGCCTCAACAGCTGATCGCTTACCCCAACCCGGTAGTGGGACCCGATCTGCAGATACAGGTAGACGCCCCGGCCGGCGATAAGCTGCTGGTGGAAGTACTGGACCTGAAAGGCAGCGCACCGGTATTGCAACAGATACATACCGCCAACGCCAAAGGCACCCTGCCTTTACGCGTAGATATGTCTAAAGTGCCGAATGGTACCTGGATCATCCGGGTGACCAGCCAGCAAAGCAGAAAAATCTGGCGTAGCAAGGTTGTGAAATTATAA
- a CDS encoding RagB/SusD family nutrient uptake outer membrane protein: MKLTVKIRTGILSALILCVCACKKNYLDRKPSDLITEEEVFKNIENAERFVNTTYQSLPDMFQPWGWPLSSATDETNQAIDNSSADAGSFNTGSMSPSNFPLAGQWTEYYGKIRACNIFLKNYDKVPNDPTYPDRRSRLKGEILLLRAFYYFQLVIRWGDVPLLNQVENPFDNPDGIYFKRNSIADVLGAVIKDLDEATTLLPPTYAERPNNWGRASRVIALSLKGRALLYFASPLYNPSNDQNRWTQAANACKAALDSALSNGYTLNDNYGEIFTQYFNKEVIWSRPAPGAFGDGGIDREMNPRGANGYGNVNPIQELVDDYEMESTGLPITDPASGYNPQRPYDGRDKRFYATILYPGCMWKGRPLNPNGEDVPRPGQNATGYWPRKYLLEGVNLFAGTGATDRKWVLIRTAELYLNYAEAQNEVAGPGAEVYNALNAVRGRAGIPAVNSGTKESLRARIRHERRIELALEAHRFWDVRRWKIAEVTDNREIHGVTVSGSGNVTYSYPVVEKRVFDAKRAYWLPVPQAEMDKVSGRNPEFVQNPGW, encoded by the coding sequence ATGAAACTAACAGTGAAAATTAGAACAGGTATACTGTCAGCGCTGATATTATGTGTCTGCGCGTGCAAGAAAAATTACCTCGACAGGAAACCCAGTGACCTGATCACGGAGGAAGAGGTGTTTAAAAATATTGAGAATGCGGAACGCTTTGTAAATACTACCTATCAAAGCCTGCCCGATATGTTTCAGCCCTGGGGATGGCCACTGAGCAGCGCCACGGATGAAACCAACCAGGCCATAGACAACTCCAGCGCTGACGCAGGAAGTTTTAACACGGGGTCCATGAGCCCGTCCAATTTCCCGCTTGCCGGGCAATGGACCGAGTACTATGGTAAAATACGCGCCTGTAACATCTTCCTGAAGAATTACGATAAAGTTCCCAACGATCCTACTTATCCCGACCGCCGCTCCCGGTTGAAGGGCGAAATACTGTTGCTGCGGGCTTTCTATTATTTTCAGCTGGTTATCCGCTGGGGAGACGTACCGCTGCTAAACCAGGTGGAAAACCCATTCGATAACCCGGATGGCATCTACTTTAAGCGTAACAGCATCGCGGATGTGCTGGGAGCGGTTATTAAAGATCTGGATGAAGCCACTACCCTGCTGCCGCCTACCTATGCGGAGCGTCCCAACAATTGGGGAAGAGCATCCAGGGTGATAGCGCTGTCGCTGAAAGGCCGTGCACTGCTGTATTTTGCCAGCCCGTTGTACAATCCTTCGAATGATCAGAACCGCTGGACGCAGGCGGCCAACGCCTGTAAGGCGGCGCTGGATTCAGCGCTCAGCAACGGTTATACACTGAATGATAACTACGGAGAGATTTTCACGCAGTACTTCAACAAAGAAGTGATCTGGAGCAGGCCCGCGCCCGGCGCATTCGGCGACGGCGGCATAGACCGGGAAATGAACCCCCGCGGCGCCAACGGCTATGGTAACGTGAACCCTATACAGGAGCTGGTAGATGATTACGAGATGGAAAGCACCGGGTTGCCGATCACCGATCCTGCTTCGGGCTATAACCCGCAACGGCCCTATGATGGCCGCGATAAACGCTTTTATGCAACTATCCTGTATCCGGGATGTATGTGGAAAGGCCGTCCGCTGAATCCTAACGGAGAAGACGTGCCCCGCCCCGGTCAGAACGCTACCGGCTACTGGCCCCGCAAGTATTTGCTGGAAGGGGTGAACCTGTTTGCAGGCACCGGCGCCACCGATCGTAAATGGGTGCTGATACGGACTGCTGAACTGTACCTCAACTATGCAGAAGCTCAAAATGAAGTGGCAGGTCCCGGTGCAGAGGTATATAATGCCCTCAATGCTGTCAGAGGTCGTGCTGGTATCCCCGCTGTCAACAGCGGCACGAAAGAATCCCTGCGGGCACGCATCCGGCATGAAAGAAGGATAGAGCTGGCGCTGGAAGCGCACCGCTTCTGGGACGTACGCCGCTGGAAAATTGCGGAAGTTACGGACAACCGTGAAATACATGGCGTGACCGTTTCCGGCAGCGGAAATGTGACCTACAGCTACCCCGTAGTGGAAAAACGTGTTTTCGATGCTAAACGCGCTTACTGGTTGCCCGTTCCCCAGGCGGAAATGGACAAAGTGAGCGGCCGTAATCCGGAGTTTGTTCAGAACCCAGGCTGGTGA
- a CDS encoding DUF1330 domain-containing protein: MAAAYYINSYDIVDMELFSQYPPAVMTLLEKYGASVVASDLAGVAVEGSPRMMNAIIRFPSSEAALQCYEDPEYQPLKAIRLKSVRNCTMVLVQAFTS, from the coding sequence ATGGCAGCAGCCTATTATATTAACAGTTACGACATTGTGGACATGGAGCTATTCAGTCAATACCCTCCGGCGGTAATGACACTGCTGGAGAAATACGGCGCTTCGGTAGTGGCCTCCGACCTTGCGGGCGTGGCCGTGGAAGGCAGCCCCCGCATGATGAACGCCATTATCCGGTTTCCTTCATCCGAAGCGGCGCTTCAATGTTACGAGGACCCGGAATATCAGCCACTTAAAGCCATCCGGCTAAAATCCGTCCGCAACTGCACCATGGTACTGGTGCAAGCCTTCACTTCTTAA
- a CDS encoding AraC family transcriptional regulator gives MQKQATDNHMEAIVQNMYQSTVGNVHNFLCQCQQCKLSAWEHQETFSIAFIRQGNFTFKVFRNDLDAFNGLFLVCKPGYEHRVGHVHEMPDQCTIFSFPAVHAEQLEEQGRELSWFLKNPDLHAVLIKATPEMEYLHHRIFYLLQKPHFPRLWIEQMMLELFSLVLSRGQNKNIPPLTERQKRHHLPLIAAIKTFISNNFSEDISLPQLAAAGHLSPFHFNRLFKQMTGITPYNYLLQVRLKEAHLQLRHSSQPVTHIAFDTGFNSLEHFSAAYKKQFGSSPSYTRR, from the coding sequence TTGCAAAAGCAGGCTACAGACAACCATATGGAAGCTATCGTACAAAATATGTATCAGTCAACTGTTGGCAATGTGCACAATTTCCTGTGCCAATGCCAGCAGTGCAAGCTGTCAGCCTGGGAGCACCAGGAAACTTTTTCCATCGCCTTTATCCGGCAGGGTAATTTTACCTTCAAAGTATTCCGGAATGACCTCGATGCGTTCAACGGCTTGTTCCTGGTATGCAAACCCGGATACGAACACCGGGTAGGGCATGTGCATGAAATGCCGGACCAGTGCACAATATTTTCTTTCCCTGCCGTTCATGCGGAACAACTGGAAGAACAAGGCAGGGAGCTTTCCTGGTTTCTGAAAAACCCGGACCTTCATGCAGTACTGATAAAGGCCACACCGGAAATGGAATACCTCCACCACCGTATCTTTTATCTACTGCAGAAACCACATTTTCCCCGCCTGTGGATTGAGCAGATGATGCTCGAGCTGTTCTCGCTGGTGCTCTCGCGCGGGCAAAATAAAAACATCCCTCCGCTGACAGAAAGACAAAAACGCCATCATCTTCCCCTGATAGCCGCTATAAAAACATTTATCAGCAATAATTTTTCGGAAGACATCTCTCTTCCCCAATTAGCCGCGGCAGGACATCTCAGCCCTTTCCATTTTAACCGGCTGTTCAAACAGATGACGGGCATCACGCCCTACAACTACCTGCTGCAGGTGAGACTGAAAGAAGCGCATCTGCAACTGCGGCACAGCAGCCAGCCGGTAACGCATATCGCCTTTGATACCGGCTTCAACAGCCTCGAACATTTCTCGGCTGCCTATAAAAAACAATTCGGATCATCCCCTTCTTATACCCGGCGATAA
- a CDS encoding DinB family protein → MKTQLLSTLENARQYTLSVAAAMPADSYAFKPDTAIWSFNDLMHHIGYGIHWWNENFILQQPADWNPPAATKTAAATQAYLSKSFDALQKSIEKANTDEKVIHGFYATLDHITHHRGQATTYLRCKGITPPEYTY, encoded by the coding sequence ATGAAAACACAATTATTAAGCACGCTGGAGAACGCCCGTCAGTACACGCTGAGCGTAGCTGCCGCCATGCCGGCAGACAGCTATGCGTTTAAACCGGATACCGCCATCTGGAGCTTCAATGACCTGATGCATCATATCGGCTACGGCATCCATTGGTGGAACGAAAACTTTATCCTGCAGCAGCCGGCCGACTGGAACCCGCCTGCTGCCACTAAAACAGCCGCCGCCACCCAGGCGTACCTGTCCAAAAGTTTTGATGCCCTGCAAAAGAGCATAGAGAAAGCGAACACGGATGAAAAGGTGATCCATGGTTTTTATGCTACGCTGGACCATATTACGCACCATCGTGGCCAGGCAACCACTTATCTGCGCTGCAAAGGCATCACACCACCGGAATACACCTACTAA
- a CDS encoding NHL domain-containing protein: MKHIRYYLLLLLGVLVFSSCKKDKAFQHDASSPIVIDKFTPASGGAGTEVLIYGNNFSLDTSRVTVTVNGVKAYVEGVVEDRILVVIPRKAGTGKIVVTIDGNAGTSKENFNYQTSYVVSTLAGNGSAGYADGKGTAAAFNFGNRCGLDIDADGNLYVAEAENRRIRKIAPDGTVTTLAGSGKNEYAEGKGTAASFFLPMDVVVDKEGNIFTSDPAAWTLRKITPDGTTSLVGWFEAWGIGIDKRDGTIYYTDARSNGSVFKVKPDGTADQIITGLSYPSDVAVDSKGNLFVVVNGNSVIQEYKYGTWEKGVTIGQSGVTGLVNGAATDAKFEYPWMIATDAHDNLYIAGNGTWDGSSVNTNQCVRFVAAGTWQVSTYTGGSTAGFADGTGAAALFYAPTGVTVGKDGTVYVVDRRNNRVRKVIAE; encoded by the coding sequence ATGAAACACATCCGATATTATCTGTTGCTGCTGCTGGGCGTACTGGTATTCAGCAGCTGCAAAAAAGACAAAGCATTTCAACACGATGCCTCGTCGCCGATTGTCATCGATAAATTCACGCCCGCTTCCGGCGGCGCCGGCACAGAAGTGCTCATCTATGGCAATAATTTCAGCCTGGACACCAGTCGTGTAACCGTTACCGTTAACGGTGTAAAAGCATATGTGGAAGGCGTGGTGGAAGACCGTATCCTGGTCGTTATCCCCCGCAAGGCCGGTACCGGTAAGATAGTGGTTACTATCGACGGAAATGCAGGGACCAGCAAAGAGAATTTTAACTACCAGACGTCCTACGTAGTGAGCACCCTCGCGGGCAACGGTTCCGCGGGATATGCCGACGGTAAAGGCACTGCTGCCGCTTTTAACTTCGGTAACCGCTGCGGCCTCGATATCGATGCCGATGGTAACCTGTATGTAGCGGAAGCGGAAAACCGCCGTATCCGTAAAATAGCGCCTGACGGGACTGTTACCACCCTCGCCGGCAGCGGGAAAAACGAATACGCGGAAGGCAAAGGCACCGCTGCTTCTTTCTTTCTGCCCATGGACGTGGTAGTGGACAAAGAGGGTAACATTTTCACCTCTGACCCTGCCGCCTGGACACTCCGCAAAATAACGCCCGACGGCACCACCTCCCTCGTGGGCTGGTTTGAAGCCTGGGGCATCGGTATCGATAAGAGAGACGGCACCATCTATTACACCGACGCCCGGAGCAATGGCAGCGTCTTTAAAGTAAAGCCGGATGGCACCGCCGATCAGATCATCACCGGGCTCTCCTATCCTTCCGATGTAGCGGTAGACAGCAAGGGAAACCTCTTCGTGGTGGTGAACGGTAATTCCGTTATCCAGGAATATAAATACGGCACCTGGGAAAAAGGCGTGACCATCGGCCAATCCGGCGTGACCGGCCTGGTAAACGGCGCGGCCACTGACGCTAAATTCGAATATCCCTGGATGATAGCTACCGACGCGCATGACAACCTTTATATAGCCGGCAACGGTACCTGGGACGGGTCTTCCGTTAATACCAACCAGTGTGTCCGCTTCGTAGCCGCCGGCACCTGGCAGGTGAGCACCTACACCGGTGGCAGCACTGCCGGCTTTGCAGACGGCACCGGCGCAGCTGCCTTGTTCTACGCCCCCACCGGCGTAACTGTAGGAAAAGATGGTACCGTCTACGTAGTAGACAGAAGAAATAACCGCGTCAGAAAAGTAATCGCAGAATAA
- a CDS encoding family 20 glycosylhydrolase: protein MRQRLLKWMLLWGGMAIALQLHAQDNRSFKWNELPIRGLMLSVPNKQDIPMLCDFIRKALPKEGVNTLALRIEFWYQYESHPELAEPNAISKEGLQQIVQACRDAKIRFIPMMNLLAHQSEQTEIGPLLKHYPQFDESPDYNPPVPWKNGGMFDFYSKCLCPAHPDLPKVLFPVMDELIDVCGADALHVGLDEAWIIGYDKCPRCGGRDKSEILAEYIRLLHAHLKQKGCEMWMWSDRLIDGKTTNLLAWQASMNDTHRAIDHIPKDIVITDWKYESAPPTPAYFALKGFNVLASACAKTDVALAQLDQILAARKDGTRADFALPVAERMKGVFETMWVNTAEFINAYYGKGEFRPGTKDNADTFKALFKSIREAAKR from the coding sequence ATGAGACAAAGACTTTTAAAATGGATGCTATTATGGGGAGGCATGGCTATCGCCCTGCAGCTCCATGCGCAGGACAATCGCTCCTTTAAATGGAATGAACTGCCCATAAGAGGGCTGATGCTGAGTGTGCCGAACAAACAGGACATACCCATGTTGTGCGATTTTATCAGGAAGGCACTGCCGAAAGAAGGGGTGAATACCCTGGCCCTCCGGATTGAATTCTGGTATCAGTACGAATCACATCCCGAATTGGCAGAGCCTAACGCCATCAGCAAAGAAGGCTTGCAGCAGATTGTACAGGCCTGCCGCGACGCAAAAATCCGCTTCATTCCCATGATGAACCTGCTTGCTCACCAGAGCGAGCAAACGGAGATCGGTCCTCTGCTGAAACACTACCCGCAGTTTGATGAATCACCGGATTACAATCCGCCGGTGCCCTGGAAAAACGGGGGCATGTTTGATTTCTACAGCAAATGCCTCTGCCCGGCGCATCCGGATCTGCCAAAGGTCCTGTTCCCTGTTATGGATGAACTGATTGACGTATGCGGCGCTGATGCCCTGCATGTGGGACTGGACGAAGCCTGGATCATCGGGTATGATAAGTGCCCCCGTTGCGGTGGCCGTGATAAATCTGAAATACTGGCGGAATACATTCGCCTGCTGCACGCCCACTTAAAACAAAAGGGTTGCGAAATGTGGATGTGGAGCGACCGCCTGATAGATGGCAAAACCACCAATCTGCTGGCGTGGCAGGCAAGTATGAATGATACGCACCGCGCTATTGACCACATCCCGAAAGATATCGTGATCACTGACTGGAAATATGAAAGCGCTCCCCCTACGCCGGCATATTTTGCGTTGAAAGGATTTAATGTACTGGCCAGCGCCTGTGCCAAAACGGATGTTGCGCTGGCGCAGCTGGACCAGATACTGGCTGCCCGCAAAGACGGTACCCGTGCAGATTTCGCCTTGCCCGTGGCTGAGCGGATGAAAGGTGTTTTCGAAACGATGTGGGTTAATACCGCGGAATTTATCAATGCTTATTACGGCAAGGGCGAATTCAGGCCCGGCACAAAAGATAATGCGGACACTTTTAAAGCGTTGTTTAAAAGTATCCGGGAAGCCGCCAAACGTTAA